In Rhizobium sp. WSM4643, the following are encoded in one genomic region:
- a CDS encoding LysR family transcriptional regulator yields the protein MDIEELQTFVEVADAGGVSPAALRLGVSKSIVSRRLFRLEAELGVQLLARTTRGAALTEAGATFRDYAARVYAEIDVARETILPAGDLRGRLRVAVPLSFGQSHFAPILAEMARRHPQLHIHTCYSDRFVDLITEGYDCAIRVGYLQDSNLIARRVGPIYGKLVASPDYIKVHGSPETPEELVAHEALMQGTEAWQLMDGDKIITVRPQGRFKADNGPALVAAAAAGLGIAYLPDCLTHEFIASGALVPVMTHYPPPPAAAYVIRPPGQHPARKIRVLTELLIEYCEPAPHLTPAPFR from the coding sequence ATGGACATCGAAGAACTGCAGACCTTCGTCGAAGTGGCTGATGCCGGGGGTGTTTCGCCAGCTGCGCTCCGGCTCGGCGTCTCCAAGTCAATCGTCAGTCGGCGGCTCTTCCGGCTTGAAGCGGAACTTGGTGTCCAGCTTCTTGCACGGACCACCCGGGGCGCCGCTCTCACGGAAGCAGGGGCCACGTTCCGAGATTATGCCGCGAGAGTCTACGCCGAGATCGACGTGGCCAGGGAAACGATCCTACCCGCCGGTGACCTTCGCGGCCGCTTGCGAGTTGCCGTGCCACTTTCCTTCGGCCAGAGTCACTTCGCGCCTATCCTCGCGGAAATGGCGCGCCGCCACCCCCAGCTCCACATCCATACCTGCTACAGTGATCGCTTCGTCGATCTCATCACAGAGGGTTATGATTGTGCGATCCGGGTTGGCTATCTTCAGGACTCCAACTTGATCGCAAGACGCGTCGGACCGATCTATGGGAAGCTCGTCGCGAGCCCGGACTACATCAAGGTGCATGGGTCGCCCGAGACGCCGGAGGAACTCGTCGCTCATGAGGCCCTCATGCAGGGCACCGAAGCCTGGCAACTCATGGATGGCGACAAGATCATCACGGTTCGTCCGCAGGGGCGATTTAAGGCCGACAACGGCCCTGCTCTGGTCGCTGCCGCGGCAGCAGGACTAGGGATCGCTTACCTGCCTGATTGCCTTACCCATGAATTTATAGCCTCCGGCGCGCTTGTGCCGGTCATGACGCATTATCCACCACCCCCGGCGGCTGCATATGTCATCCGCCCGCCAGGTCAGCATCCTGCACGGAAGATACGGGTCCTCACCGAATTGCTGATTGAGTATTGCGAACCGGCTCCGCACCTCACGCCTGCTCCTTTCCGTTGA
- a CDS encoding transglutaminase-like domain-containing protein — protein MKIRAGFHLGYECMQPTPMLLVLNIHPSRRADLLSDQILTFDRPIEAWSYTDVFGNACSRIVAPPGLTTISTEFEIYDSGQPDIVPDDAVQHAINDLPDDVLVFLLGSRYCDTDRLADFAWARFSSTPLGWARVQAICDFVHDHITFDYLKADVLRTAHGGFTDKAGVCRDFAHLAIALCRCMNIPARYCTGYLGDIGVPIDPNPMDFSAWFEVFLGGHWHTVDARHNTPRIGRILMATGRDATDVAMSTAFGPATLSRFEVITEEVPQEAVKAD, from the coding sequence ATGAAGATACGCGCCGGGTTTCATCTGGGCTACGAATGCATGCAGCCAACGCCGATGCTGCTCGTCCTCAATATTCACCCCTCCCGTCGTGCCGATCTTCTCAGCGACCAGATCCTGACATTCGACCGGCCGATCGAGGCCTGGAGCTATACCGATGTGTTCGGCAATGCCTGCAGCCGGATCGTCGCCCCGCCGGGACTGACAACGATCTCTACGGAATTCGAGATCTACGACAGCGGCCAACCCGACATCGTTCCCGACGATGCTGTCCAGCACGCAATCAATGACCTGCCCGACGATGTGCTGGTCTTCCTGCTCGGCAGCCGCTATTGCGACACCGACAGGCTTGCGGATTTCGCCTGGGCCAGGTTCTCGTCAACGCCGCTTGGCTGGGCGCGCGTCCAGGCGATCTGCGATTTCGTCCATGACCATATCACCTTCGATTACCTGAAGGCCGACGTCCTCAGGACCGCGCATGGCGGCTTCACCGACAAGGCGGGCGTCTGCCGCGACTTTGCCCATCTCGCCATCGCGCTTTGCCGATGCATGAATATCCCGGCCCGATATTGCACGGGCTATCTCGGCGATATCGGCGTTCCGATCGATCCCAATCCGATGGATTTCAGCGCATGGTTCGAGGTGTTTCTCGGCGGTCACTGGCATACGGTCGATGCCCGCCACAACACGCCGCGGATCGGCCGGATCCTGATGGCGACCGGCCGCGACGCCACCGACGTCGCCATGTCGACGGCCTTCGGCCCGGCAACCCTCTCCCGTTTCGAGGTGATCACCGAGGAAGTACCGCAGGAGGCGGTGAAGGCCGACTGA
- a CDS encoding DUF3024 domain-containing protein — MAGKRQWIRTRSEKPAPADNLEKLAVIAACEAFIRAVLKPRFLPEIRPTEWNYVVDIRGSWAGNRYRFMQRYRSGFENNRGEEFDAPFARIDRMGPDRFDIYWMRHTGKWWRLHSGVTLAEALRILETDGVLHPV; from the coding sequence ATGGCGGGCAAGAGACAATGGATCAGGACACGGAGCGAGAAGCCGGCTCCGGCCGACAATCTTGAGAAGCTGGCGGTTATCGCGGCCTGCGAGGCCTTCATTCGAGCTGTTCTGAAGCCGCGTTTCCTGCCTGAGATCCGGCCAACCGAATGGAACTACGTCGTCGATATCAGAGGCTCGTGGGCGGGAAATCGGTATCGGTTCATGCAGCGCTACAGATCCGGCTTTGAGAACAATCGCGGCGAGGAGTTCGATGCTCCCTTCGCCCGCATCGACCGCATGGGACCCGATCGGTTCGATATCTATTGGATGCGGCACACAGGCAAATGGTGGCGGCTTCATTCCGGCGTAACGCTTGCCGAGGCTCTGCGAATCCTCGAAACTGACGGCGTGCTGCATCCGGTCTGA
- a CDS encoding transglutaminase family protein: MTIFTVRHITSYRYVREVGFGEHRLMFRPRDSFDQRLIEASLTIYPEESHVRWIHDVFGNCVALVDISRPASELRFETWITLDHTPQVALDLKVDDEALTYPFSYDKDEIADLTPAMQRHYPDPNDEVGRWARQFVRLGRPTETGHLLMTLCYAIRESFVYARRQEHGTQTPVQTLRLRSGTCRDFALLMMEAARVLGLAARFVTGYVYVPDRDGSTVLGGGSTHAWCQIYLPGAGWTEFDPTNGIVGNRDLIRVAVARDPRQAVPLSGSYDGHGKDFDSMTVQVNVTTRPYG; encoded by the coding sequence ATGACGATTTTCACCGTCCGCCACATCACGTCCTATCGTTACGTCAGGGAGGTCGGCTTCGGCGAGCATCGCTTGATGTTCCGACCGCGCGACAGTTTCGACCAGCGGCTGATCGAAGCGTCGTTGACGATCTATCCTGAGGAAAGTCATGTGCGCTGGATCCACGATGTTTTCGGCAATTGCGTGGCGCTCGTCGATATTTCGAGGCCGGCGTCCGAGCTTCGTTTCGAAACCTGGATCACGCTTGATCATACGCCCCAGGTCGCACTGGATCTTAAGGTGGATGACGAGGCGCTGACCTATCCATTCTCATACGACAAGGATGAGATTGCCGATCTGACGCCGGCGATGCAGCGCCATTATCCAGATCCGAACGACGAGGTCGGACGCTGGGCGCGCCAGTTCGTGCGCCTTGGGCGTCCAACCGAGACCGGGCATCTGCTGATGACGCTCTGTTACGCCATTCGGGAAAGCTTCGTCTATGCGCGGCGCCAGGAACATGGGACGCAGACGCCGGTCCAGACCTTGCGGCTTCGTTCCGGCACCTGCCGGGATTTCGCGCTTCTGATGATGGAGGCCGCACGCGTCCTCGGCCTCGCGGCACGGTTCGTCACGGGCTATGTTTATGTTCCCGACCGGGACGGCTCCACCGTGCTCGGCGGCGGCTCCACGCATGCGTGGTGCCAGATTTATCTTCCAGGCGCCGGCTGGACGGAGTTCGATCCGACCAACGGGATCGTCGGCAACCGCGATCTCATTCGTGTCGCCGTTGCCCGCGATCCGCGCCAGGCAGTCCCGTTGAGCGGCAGTTATGACGGGCATGGGAAGGATTTCGACAGCATGACGGTGCAGGTGAACGTCACCACAAGGCCATATGGCTAG